In Deltaproteobacteria bacterium, a single window of DNA contains:
- a CDS encoding F0F1 ATP synthase subunit epsilon — MASTIKLELVTPERILISDDVDEVIAPGFEGEFGVLPEHTYYLAILNIGILSYRKGNVVKKIALGGGFAEVEPEKVVVLADTAERAEEIDLERARRAHERAEAMLKEITLDEDTYRKAHAALRRAIVRMSAAE; from the coding sequence ATGGCTTCGACGATCAAACTGGAACTGGTCACCCCCGAACGCATACTCATCTCGGACGACGTGGACGAGGTGATCGCCCCCGGCTTCGAGGGGGAATTCGGCGTCCTCCCGGAGCACACGTACTACCTCGCGATCCTCAACATAGGGATCCTGAGCTATCGCAAGGGGAACGTGGTGAAGAAAATCGCACTGGGCGGCGGGTTCGCCGAAGTGGAGCCGGAGAAGGTGGTAGTGCTGGCCGACACGGCGGAGAGGGCCGAGGAAATCGATTTGGAGCGCGCCCGGCGTGCGCACGAACGGGCCGAGGCCATGCTTAAGGAAATCACGCTGGACGAGGACACGTACCGGAAAGCCCATGCCGCCCTTCGGCGGGCGATCGTCCGGATGTCCGCCGCGGAGTAA
- a CDS encoding DUF1122 family protein, translated as MAPINFPQRDESADDRNVTKLPPRPSSLEGRTLGDYTISVKDEKPLRRIGWTGFRLFLQRPDSRHCTGPVIEGIHSSGGKGVKPWLDIEYREDVDFSEGEATREGISLRRLGLDADLFGTLERLIPPGGHIMVSYETDGAIHRETLRLLDAGVPPAATPMGFLLFRSGFTLVKNWYLAEGGHEGPRKLWGEKAPDTEWEATFRQRTERQVREFLARTTGHGSAELDEEARIRAEAILAFSGRGNP; from the coding sequence ATGGCGCCAATAAATTTCCCCCAGCGCGATGAATCCGCGGATGACCGTAACGTAACGAAACTTCCCCCCCGCCCCTCCTCCCTGGAGGGACGCACGCTCGGCGATTACACCATTTCCGTTAAAGACGAGAAACCCTTGCGCCGGATCGGCTGGACCGGGTTCCGCCTATTCCTTCAACGCCCGGACAGCCGTCATTGCACCGGCCCGGTGATCGAGGGGATCCACAGCTCCGGAGGCAAGGGGGTGAAGCCGTGGCTGGACATCGAATATCGGGAAGACGTGGATTTTTCCGAGGGGGAAGCGACACGAGAGGGGATCTCCCTTCGCCGCCTCGGGCTGGACGCGGATCTGTTCGGCACCCTGGAGAGGCTGATCCCGCCCGGAGGGCACATCATGGTTTCCTACGAAACGGATGGAGCGATCCACCGGGAAACCCTGCGCCTCCTTGACGCAGGCGTCCCTCCTGCCGCGACCCCGATGGGCTTCCTTCTTTTCCGGTCGGGGTTCACGCTCGTCAAGAACTGGTACCTGGCCGAGGGGGGGCACGAAGGACCGCGCAAACTGTGGGGGGAAAAGGCGCCTGACACGGAATGGGAGGCGACATTCCGGCAAAGGACGGAGCGACAGGTACGGGAGTTTCTTGCGCGGACCACCGGCCACGGTTCCGCCGAACTTGACGAAGAAGCCCGAATTCGGGCGGAAGCGATTTTAGCGTTCTCCGGACGTGGCAACCCTTAA
- a CDS encoding F0F1 ATP synthase subunit alpha — translation MSIRASEITEILKSQIKGYEKRVDVAETGVVLSVGDGIARIHGLERAMAGELLELPGGVRGMVLNLEEDNVGVALLGDDSLIKEGDVARRTGRIVSVPCGDAMVGRVVNPLGQPLDGRGPIETKDYRLIEIKAPGIVKRQPVKEPLQTGLKAIDGMIPIGRGQRELIIGDRQTGKTAVALDTIINQKGQNVICVYVAIGQKRSTVAQVVEKLRQYGAMEYTIIVAATASESAPINFIAPYTGCTIGEFYRDSGRHALCIYDDLSKHAVAYRQLSLLLRRPPGREAYPGDVFYIHSRLLERAAKLSDSEGGGSLTALPIIETQAGDVSAYIPTNVISITDGQIYLEADLFYAGVRPAVNVGLSVSRVGGNAQIKAMKQVAGRLRLELAQYREMAAFAQFGSDLDKATQMQLARGARLVEILKQDQYCPQPVEQQVVTVFAATNGFTDGYEVSSLGRYEIELAAFMKDKHSDTLSLLREKKTIDDAVKGKLTAALEDFKGVFKE, via the coding sequence ATGAGCATCCGCGCGTCAGAAATCACAGAAATTCTCAAGAGCCAGATCAAGGGGTACGAAAAGCGCGTCGATGTCGCGGAGACCGGAGTCGTGCTCTCCGTCGGCGACGGCATCGCCCGGATCCACGGGCTGGAACGGGCGATGGCAGGGGAGCTGCTCGAGCTTCCCGGCGGCGTCCGCGGGATGGTGCTGAACCTGGAAGAGGACAACGTCGGCGTGGCGCTGCTCGGCGACGACTCCCTCATCAAGGAAGGGGACGTGGCCCGCCGGACGGGCCGCATCGTTTCGGTCCCCTGCGGCGACGCCATGGTCGGGCGCGTCGTGAACCCCCTGGGGCAGCCGCTCGACGGCAGGGGCCCCATCGAAACGAAGGATTACCGCCTCATCGAGATCAAGGCCCCCGGCATCGTGAAGCGGCAGCCGGTGAAGGAGCCGCTCCAGACGGGCTTGAAGGCCATCGACGGCATGATACCGATCGGGCGCGGGCAGCGCGAGCTCATCATCGGCGACCGCCAGACGGGGAAGACCGCCGTCGCCCTCGATACGATCATCAACCAGAAGGGGCAGAACGTCATCTGCGTCTACGTGGCGATCGGGCAGAAGCGCTCGACGGTGGCGCAGGTGGTGGAGAAGCTCCGTCAATACGGAGCGATGGAATACACGATCATCGTGGCGGCGACCGCTTCCGAGTCCGCCCCGATCAACTTCATCGCCCCCTATACGGGATGCACGATCGGCGAGTTCTACCGCGACAGCGGCCGCCACGCCCTCTGCATCTACGACGACCTTTCAAAGCACGCCGTGGCGTACCGGCAGCTCTCGCTCCTGCTGCGGCGCCCGCCGGGACGCGAAGCGTACCCGGGCGACGTCTTCTACATCCACTCCCGGCTGCTCGAGCGGGCGGCGAAGCTGTCCGATTCCGAGGGGGGCGGGTCCCTGACTGCGCTTCCCATCATCGAGACGCAGGCCGGGGACGTCTCCGCGTACATCCCGACGAACGTCATTTCCATCACGGACGGCCAGATCTACCTCGAGGCCGACCTGTTCTACGCCGGCGTCCGCCCCGCGGTGAACGTCGGGCTCTCGGTTTCCCGCGTCGGCGGCAACGCGCAGATCAAGGCGATGAAGCAGGTCGCCGGCCGCCTCCGCCTGGAGCTGGCCCAGTACCGCGAAATGGCCGCCTTCGCCCAGTTCGGCTCCGACCTCGACAAGGCGACCCAGATGCAGCTCGCCCGCGGAGCCAGGCTGGTGGAAATACTCAAGCAGGACCAGTACTGTCCGCAGCCCGTCGAGCAGCAGGTCGTGACGGTCTTCGCGGCGACGAACGGCTTCACCGACGGATATGAGGTCTCCTCGCTGGGGCGCTACGAGATCGAGCTTGCGGCCTTCATGAAGGACAAGCACAGCGACACCCTGTCCCTCCTGCGCGAGAAGAAGACGATCGACGACGCCGTCAAGGGAAAGCTCACCGCCGCCCTCGAGGATTTCAAGGGCGTCTTCAAGGAATAG
- a CDS encoding EAL domain-containing protein: MNSGVRTISEVWKLKSHVAGLEELLKTFEQASLEQARSLEFKNIILETQQEASIDGILIVDENGVVISHNRRFAEMWGFPPESLLHRNHAEAMRPILGKLGDPEGFVARLGHLYERREESGRDMIPLADGRLFDRYTSPMMGPDGTYYGRVWYLRDVTEQAMADKSLRKLSVAVEESSDWVLVTGRDGRIEYANRAVETMSGYRKEDLLGRTPGIFRSGRHDESFYKEMWETILSGRTFRGIISNRRKDGELFEVFHTITPLKDGKGEITNFISMAKDVTQQKILEERIHRLAYYDDLTGLPNRVLHAQMMARTIEIARRHKQKFALLYMDLDNFKRINETFGHTAGDMLLKSVSQKLSSLLRSSDYVARCGEENVDEILCRPGGDEFLVLLHNVCEAQDAARVARRILAELSAPWDVSGREVFITASIGISLYPADGETVDNLLKNADAAMYHAKAEGRNNYQFYSQSLNASVLELLTLESEIRKGMERGEFTLYYQPRLDATTRSITGMEALIRWNHPEKGLLFPGKFISAAENSGLIVPMAEFSLRAACAQLKTWLDEGLKPITVAVNVSGRQFDQRNLVEVVDGVLRDTGLPPRHLELEITESTIMRNPEDAVRTLLSMKERGIGIAVDDFGTGYSSLNYLKRLPLDYLKIDQSFVANLPSSRSDGAIVRATIAMAHSLNLKVIAEGVETEEQMAFLCEHGCDEIQGFLFSRAVPPEEFPELLVKESL; the protein is encoded by the coding sequence GTGAATAGTGGCGTTCGGACGATCTCCGAAGTCTGGAAACTGAAATCGCACGTTGCCGGGCTGGAAGAGCTTCTCAAGACGTTCGAGCAGGCTTCCCTGGAGCAGGCCCGCAGCCTGGAGTTCAAGAACATAATCCTCGAAACGCAGCAGGAAGCCTCGATAGACGGCATCCTGATCGTCGACGAAAACGGCGTCGTGATATCGCATAACAGGCGATTCGCGGAGATGTGGGGCTTTCCGCCGGAGTCGCTCCTTCACAGGAACCATGCCGAGGCGATGCGACCGATTCTGGGAAAGCTGGGCGACCCGGAAGGCTTCGTCGCGAGACTCGGGCACCTCTACGAGCGCAGGGAGGAAAGTGGCCGCGACATGATCCCGCTTGCGGACGGCCGGCTGTTCGACCGGTACACTTCCCCCATGATGGGACCCGACGGAACGTATTACGGAAGGGTCTGGTACCTCCGGGACGTGACCGAGCAAGCCATGGCGGACAAATCGTTGAGGAAACTGTCCGTCGCCGTGGAAGAGTCCTCCGACTGGGTCCTCGTGACCGGACGGGACGGCAGGATCGAGTACGCGAACAGGGCCGTGGAAACGATGTCCGGATACCGGAAAGAGGATCTCTTGGGGCGGACGCCCGGAATCTTCAGGTCCGGCAGGCACGACGAATCCTTTTACAAGGAAATGTGGGAGACGATCCTTTCCGGCCGGACATTCAGAGGGATAATTTCCAACAGGAGGAAGGACGGGGAGCTGTTCGAGGTTTTCCATACGATTACCCCTCTCAAGGACGGCAAGGGAGAGATAACGAATTTCATCTCCATGGCGAAGGACGTTACGCAGCAGAAAATCCTCGAGGAGAGGATCCACCGCCTCGCTTATTACGACGACCTGACAGGATTGCCGAACCGCGTATTGCATGCGCAGATGATGGCAAGGACGATAGAAATCGCCAGGCGGCACAAACAGAAATTCGCCCTGCTTTACATGGACCTCGACAATTTCAAGCGGATCAACGAAACTTTCGGGCACACCGCCGGCGACATGCTTCTGAAATCGGTCTCGCAAAAGCTGTCGAGCTTACTCCGCAGCAGCGATTACGTCGCCCGTTGCGGGGAAGAGAACGTCGATGAAATCCTGTGCAGGCCGGGCGGTGACGAGTTCCTGGTTCTGCTGCACAACGTATGCGAGGCGCAGGATGCCGCCAGGGTAGCCCGCCGCATTCTCGCGGAATTGTCCGCTCCATGGGACGTGAGCGGCAGGGAAGTTTTCATTACCGCCAGCATCGGCATATCGCTTTACCCGGCAGACGGGGAGACCGTGGACAACCTCCTGAAAAACGCGGATGCCGCCATGTACCATGCCAAGGCGGAAGGCAGAAACAACTACCAGTTCTACTCGCAATCCCTCAACGCTTCGGTGCTGGAGCTGCTGACGCTCGAAAGCGAGATCCGAAAGGGGATGGAACGGGGCGAGTTCACTTTGTATTACCAGCCGAGGCTCGACGCAACGACCAGATCGATAACCGGCATGGAAGCGCTGATCCGCTGGAACCATCCCGAAAAGGGCCTTCTTTTTCCCGGGAAGTTCATCTCCGCCGCAGAGAACAGCGGCCTTATCGTCCCGATGGCGGAATTCTCGCTCCGCGCCGCTTGCGCGCAGCTTAAGACATGGCTGGATGAAGGCCTGAAACCCATCACCGTTGCGGTAAACGTATCAGGACGCCAGTTCGATCAAAGGAACCTTGTCGAGGTCGTGGACGGCGTATTGCGGGACACGGGGCTCCCCCCCCGGCATCTTGAGCTTGAGATAACCGAGAGCACGATCATGCGGAATCCCGAGGACGCCGTCCGAACATTGCTTTCCATGAAGGAGAGGGGGATCGGGATCGCTGTCGATGATTTCGGGACAGGGTATTCGTCGCTGAACTATCTGAAGCGCCTGCCTTTGGATTACCTGAAAATCGACCAGTCCTTCGTCGCGAACCTTCCGTCGAGCCGAAGCGACGGGGCAATCGTCCGGGCCACCATCGCCATGGCGCACAGCCTGAACCTGAAAGTCATCGCGGAGGGGGTTGAGACGGAGGAGCAGATGGCCTTCCTCTGCGAGCACGGTTGCGACGAAATCCAGGGGTTCCTCTTCAGCAGGGCAGTGCCGCCCGAGGAATTCCCGGAACTCCTTGTGAAAGAATCGCTTTAG
- the glmS gene encoding glutamine--fructose-6-phosphate transaminase (isomerizing), whose product MCGIVGYTGPKQCVKALLDGLGKLEYRGYDSAGIAVQDSGGIAIRKSEGKLARLVELVGKEPVEGTCGIGHTRWATHGRPSDINAHPHLSGNVAVVHNGIIENHQALKSSLQAKGRHFDSETDTEVIAHLLDEYISAGFSLEGAVQRATSQLRGSFAFLAISGKEPGTLVGARLNCPMVVGVGNGETFLASDLPPLLSHTREVLFLEDGEMIVAGLDGARVTDFDGNPRVRNPQHIDWSPVMAEKGGYRHFMLKEIHEQPRGIMDTLAGRMLPDSGEVFFETLPLPDDLLRRLEKVVIVACGTSWHAGLVGKFMIEGLARLPVEVDLGSEYRYRDPVVGKDTLCIPISQSGETADTLAGLREAKGKGAIAISICNVVSSTIARESDGVIYTHAGPEIGVASTKAFTTQLAALYLLALHLAAARGMLSKNEVAAHLLDLSELPKKIEEVLKNESCIAGIARKYKDARDFLYLGRGISYPIALEGALKLKEISYIHAEGYPAGEMKHGPIALIDERMPVLVLCAQGESYEKTLSNLEEARTRGGRVIALGTDGDSQLAGKAEDILYMPQCSRFARPILEVVPLQLLAYHMAVLKGTDVDQPRNLAKSVTVE is encoded by the coding sequence ATGTGCGGCATCGTCGGATACACCGGCCCTAAACAATGCGTCAAGGCCCTCCTCGACGGCCTCGGGAAACTGGAGTACCGGGGATACGACTCGGCCGGCATCGCCGTGCAGGACAGCGGAGGGATCGCCATCCGAAAAAGCGAAGGCAAGCTCGCGCGCCTTGTGGAACTGGTCGGAAAGGAGCCGGTCGAGGGGACCTGCGGCATCGGGCACACGCGCTGGGCCACCCACGGCCGCCCATCGGACATAAACGCGCATCCGCACCTGTCCGGGAACGTGGCCGTCGTCCACAACGGGATCATCGAAAACCACCAGGCCCTGAAAAGCAGCCTCCAGGCGAAGGGGAGGCATTTCGACTCCGAGACGGACACGGAGGTGATAGCCCATCTCCTCGATGAATACATCTCCGCGGGTTTTTCTCTTGAAGGCGCCGTTCAGCGCGCCACATCGCAGCTCCGCGGCTCATTTGCATTCCTGGCGATTTCGGGCAAGGAGCCGGGGACGCTCGTCGGCGCGCGGCTTAACTGCCCCATGGTTGTCGGCGTCGGGAACGGCGAGACCTTCCTTGCTTCCGACCTGCCGCCACTGTTGTCCCACACGCGCGAGGTCCTCTTTCTCGAGGACGGCGAGATGATCGTCGCGGGGCTGGACGGGGCCAGGGTCACCGATTTCGACGGGAACCCGCGGGTCCGCAATCCGCAGCACATCGACTGGTCACCTGTAATGGCGGAGAAGGGCGGGTACCGCCACTTCATGCTAAAGGAGATACACGAACAGCCGAGGGGGATCATGGACACGCTGGCAGGCCGGATGCTGCCGGACTCGGGAGAAGTATTTTTCGAGACCCTGCCGCTGCCCGACGATCTGCTACGCCGCCTGGAGAAGGTGGTCATCGTGGCTTGCGGCACGTCCTGGCATGCCGGACTCGTCGGCAAATTCATGATCGAGGGGCTTGCGCGCCTCCCGGTCGAGGTGGACCTCGGATCGGAATACCGGTATCGCGACCCGGTGGTCGGGAAGGACACCCTTTGCATTCCCATTTCCCAGTCCGGAGAAACGGCCGACACGCTTGCGGGCTTGCGCGAAGCGAAGGGGAAGGGGGCGATCGCGATCTCCATCTGCAACGTGGTCTCGTCGACGATCGCACGTGAGTCGGACGGCGTCATCTACACGCACGCGGGGCCCGAGATCGGCGTGGCCTCAACGAAAGCGTTCACGACGCAGCTCGCCGCGCTGTATCTCCTCGCGCTGCATCTTGCGGCGGCGCGGGGGATGCTCTCAAAAAATGAAGTCGCGGCCCATCTCCTCGATCTGAGCGAACTGCCGAAGAAGATCGAGGAAGTACTGAAAAACGAGTCCTGCATCGCCGGGATCGCGCGGAAGTACAAGGATGCGCGGGACTTCCTCTATCTTGGCCGCGGCATCTCCTACCCGATTGCGCTGGAAGGGGCGCTGAAACTCAAGGAGATCTCCTACATACACGCGGAAGGGTACCCCGCGGGCGAGATGAAGCACGGGCCTATCGCCCTGATCGACGAGCGGATGCCGGTGCTCGTTCTCTGCGCGCAGGGGGAATCCTACGAAAAGACCCTGTCCAACCTGGAAGAGGCCCGCACCCGGGGCGGGCGCGTGATAGCATTGGGCACGGATGGGGACTCGCAACTTGCGGGGAAAGCGGAAGACATCCTTTACATGCCGCAGTGCAGCCGATTCGCCCGTCCGATCCTCGAAGTCGTCCCGCTCCAGCTCCTTGCCTACCACATGGCGGTGCTGAAAGGCACGGACGTGGACCAGCCGAGGAACCTCGCCAAGAGCGTCACCGTGGAGTGA
- a CDS encoding sorbosone dehydrogenase family protein: MYSRFLSIAAVIAWILTAAPGCRADANLNAIRLPEGFRIEVYEGDVPGARSMALGEKGTLFVGTRKDRVYAIPAAPGPDGKRRAIVIASGLNMPNGVAFRDGNLYVAEINRVLRFDGIESRLENPGKPAVVSDALPSDTHHGWKFIRFGPDGMLYVPVGAPCNACERKDPRYAAIHRMKPDGTGLELFASGVRNTVGFDWHPATKELWFTDNGRDWLGDDRPPDELNRAPRKGLHFGFPYRHGKSISDPDFGTKGAGHVFTPPERELGPHVASLGMRFYTGSMFPERYRNGIFIAEHGSWNRSTPIGYRVTLVTLSGNRAESYEIFAEGWLTGGKAWGRPVDVQQMPDGSLLVSDDHAGAIYRIFYGPGDKGS; this comes from the coding sequence ATGTATTCCCGGTTCCTTTCGATAGCCGCCGTTATCGCGTGGATTCTCACCGCCGCGCCGGGATGCCGGGCCGATGCGAATCTGAATGCGATCCGGCTCCCCGAAGGCTTCAGGATCGAGGTCTACGAGGGCGATGTGCCCGGCGCACGCTCCATGGCCCTCGGCGAGAAGGGGACTCTTTTCGTCGGGACGCGCAAGGACCGTGTGTACGCGATTCCCGCTGCGCCCGGACCGGACGGGAAACGCAGGGCGATCGTCATCGCGAGCGGGCTCAATATGCCTAACGGCGTCGCCTTCCGCGACGGGAACCTCTATGTAGCCGAGATCAACCGGGTCCTGCGATTCGACGGCATCGAATCGCGGCTTGAAAATCCCGGGAAACCTGCGGTCGTAAGCGATGCGTTACCGTCCGATACGCACCACGGATGGAAATTCATCCGCTTCGGTCCTGACGGGATGCTGTATGTCCCCGTCGGCGCTCCGTGCAATGCCTGCGAGCGGAAGGATCCAAGGTACGCCGCGATCCACAGGATGAAACCAGACGGGACGGGGCTCGAGCTGTTCGCATCCGGCGTCCGGAACACGGTGGGATTCGACTGGCACCCGGCGACGAAAGAGCTATGGTTCACGGACAACGGGCGGGACTGGCTGGGAGACGATCGCCCTCCGGACGAACTTAATCGCGCTCCGCGGAAGGGGCTCCATTTCGGGTTCCCCTACCGCCACGGGAAAAGCATTTCCGATCCCGACTTCGGAACGAAGGGAGCGGGGCATGTTTTCACCCCGCCTGAAAGAGAGCTTGGTCCGCACGTCGCATCTCTCGGAATGAGGTTCTATACAGGATCGATGTTCCCGGAAAGATATCGGAACGGCATCTTCATCGCTGAGCACGGCTCCTGGAACCGTTCGACGCCTATCGGGTACCGGGTCACGCTCGTCACGCTTTCGGGGAACCGTGCCGAAAGTTACGAAATATTCGCGGAAGGGTGGCTTACGGGAGGCAAGGCGTGGGGCCGCCCGGTGGATGTGCAGCAGATGCCCGACGGCTCTCTTCTGGTGTCGGACGACCATGCGGGAGCGATCTACAGGATCTTCTACGGTCCGGGAGATAAGGGAAGTTGA
- the atpG gene encoding ATP synthase F1 subunit gamma — translation MANLRAIRKRIGSVKSTQQITKAMKMVSAAKLKRAQDAIVAARPYARKMREVVQALAARVGEDAHPLLAARETKKLALLVVTTDRGLCGGFNSNLLRATYRFLVANREKYEEISVFVVGRKAREFLRRRGVSPCKEYLGVLGSLSYAHAGTLAKDLVGGFLDGEFDEVQVAFNEFRSAISQVIRFERLFPISVERGGTEKQAAGSDIDFLYEPSQKEILAALLPKYVETQLFRVLLESVAGEHGARMSAMDSATNNAVDMIARLTLQMNRARQATITKELMEIIGGAEALKG, via the coding sequence ATGGCGAACCTCCGCGCGATCCGCAAACGGATCGGAAGCGTAAAGAGCACGCAGCAGATCACCAAGGCGATGAAGATGGTGTCGGCGGCGAAGCTGAAGCGCGCCCAGGACGCCATCGTCGCCGCAAGGCCGTATGCAAGGAAGATGCGCGAGGTCGTTCAGGCGCTGGCCGCCCGCGTGGGGGAGGATGCGCATCCGCTCCTGGCGGCGCGGGAAACGAAAAAGCTGGCGCTACTCGTCGTCACCACGGACCGCGGGTTGTGCGGGGGGTTCAACTCGAACCTGCTGCGCGCAACGTACCGTTTCCTCGTGGCCAACCGGGAGAAATACGAAGAGATTTCGGTCTTCGTTGTGGGGCGCAAGGCCCGGGAGTTCCTCCGCAGGCGCGGCGTTTCCCCGTGCAAGGAGTATCTCGGCGTTCTGGGGTCCCTTTCGTACGCGCATGCCGGCACGCTCGCGAAGGATCTCGTGGGGGGCTTCCTCGATGGGGAGTTCGACGAGGTCCAGGTGGCGTTCAACGAGTTCCGGTCGGCCATCTCCCAGGTGATCCGGTTCGAACGGCTCTTCCCCATCTCCGTCGAGCGGGGAGGGACTGAAAAGCAGGCGGCAGGGAGCGACATCGACTTCCTGTATGAACCCTCGCAGAAGGAGATCCTCGCCGCACTGCTGCCGAAGTACGTGGAGACCCAGCTTTTCCGGGTGCTCCTGGAGTCGGTGGCGGGAGAGCACGGAGCCCGGATGTCCGCGATGGACTCGGCGACGAACAACGCGGTGGACATGATCGCGCGGCTCACGCTCCAGATGAACCGCGCGCGGCAGGCCACCATCACGAAGGAGTTGATGGAGATCATCGGCGGGGCGGAAGCGCTCAAGGGATAG
- the atpH gene encoding ATP synthase F1 subunit delta, translating to MIGSGLAKRYARALLDIGREERQVRRVLGEVDRFAALLSEVPALREALEASHINGRDKLAALDAAVSGEGFLPDTANFLRLLIEKGRMSALRQILSELRHLVEELEGIERVEVVSAAPLPGTQRDFLKSVLERQTGKRIELEEKLDPAVLGGMVVKVGSTVYDGSVKTQLSQIRENLRKG from the coding sequence TTGATCGGCAGCGGCCTGGCGAAACGGTACGCCCGCGCGCTGCTGGACATCGGGCGGGAGGAGCGGCAGGTGCGCCGCGTCCTCGGAGAAGTGGACCGGTTCGCCGCCCTTCTTTCCGAGGTCCCCGCTCTCCGCGAGGCGCTTGAAGCTTCCCACATAAACGGCCGCGACAAGCTCGCAGCCCTGGACGCCGCCGTTTCCGGTGAGGGGTTCCTGCCGGATACGGCGAACTTCCTGCGCCTTCTCATCGAGAAGGGCCGGATGAGCGCGCTTCGGCAGATTCTCTCCGAGCTCCGCCACCTGGTGGAGGAACTGGAAGGGATCGAGCGCGTCGAGGTCGTCTCCGCGGCCCCTCTACCGGGCACGCAGCGGGATTTCCTCAAGAGCGTGCTGGAACGGCAGACGGGGAAGCGTATCGAACTGGAAGAGAAGCTCGACCCCGCCGTGCTGGGCGGAATGGTGGTGAAGGTGGGCTCCACGGTCTACGACGGAAGCGTCAAAACACAATTGTCCCAGATCCGGGAAAACCTACGGAAGGGGTGA
- the glmU gene encoding bifunctional UDP-N-acetylglucosamine diphosphorylase/glucosamine-1-phosphate N-acetyltransferase GlmU, with protein MNEVSAIVLAAGMGKRMKSALPKVAHHVLGQPILWHVASAAAKAGIPEIVFVLGHAKDVVMKTVDRFGGKSVVQERQLGTGDAARVGLSAVSPGVKEVVVLCGDAPLIRPKTLRALIAARRKKKAAAAVLTGILPDPAGYGRIVRSPEGNVARIVEERDADSPVKKIREVNSGTYVFDRAFLARNLPRLTDVNAQREFYLTDLVVQALEEGKIVVPVVAGNPDEVRGINSRRELAEATAILLRAKVEALLAAGVTFVDPGRTYVEPEVSVGADTTIEPNVALAGSTRIGRGVRIQAGCVIENSRVDDGAHLLPYSVLTGARVRKGAIVGPFARLRPEADIGEGAHIGNFVEVKKSRFGKGSKANHLAYVGDSLVGKKVNIGAGTITCNYDGIAKHTTVIGDGVFVGSDTQFVAPVTIGKGALIGAGATITKDVPPYSLALSRAEQRILEDWVTRKKPELLKKAGLKIPKLPSEVPK; from the coding sequence ATGAATGAGGTTTCCGCGATCGTTCTGGCGGCGGGGATGGGAAAACGGATGAAATCCGCTCTTCCCAAGGTCGCCCACCACGTGCTGGGACAGCCGATCCTGTGGCACGTGGCGTCCGCGGCGGCGAAGGCCGGCATTCCGGAAATAGTTTTTGTCCTGGGCCATGCGAAAGATGTCGTGATGAAGACGGTGGACCGGTTCGGCGGCAAGTCGGTCGTGCAGGAACGCCAGCTCGGGACAGGGGATGCCGCCCGGGTGGGCCTCTCGGCCGTCTCCCCGGGGGTGAAGGAGGTCGTCGTGCTCTGTGGAGACGCGCCCCTCATCCGGCCGAAAACGCTCCGGGCCCTTATTGCTGCGAGGCGGAAGAAAAAGGCGGCTGCCGCCGTGCTGACGGGGATCCTCCCCGATCCGGCGGGGTACGGCCGAATCGTTCGAAGCCCGGAAGGAAATGTCGCGCGGATAGTAGAGGAGCGGGATGCCGACTCCCCGGTGAAGAAGATCAGGGAAGTGAACTCAGGCACATATGTCTTCGATCGCGCCTTCCTTGCGCGGAACCTTCCGCGCCTGACCGACGTGAATGCACAGCGGGAATTCTATCTGACGGACCTGGTGGTGCAGGCGCTCGAGGAGGGCAAGATCGTAGTGCCGGTCGTGGCCGGAAATCCGGATGAAGTGCGGGGGATAAACTCCCGGAGGGAGCTTGCCGAGGCGACGGCGATACTACTGCGGGCGAAGGTCGAAGCGCTGCTTGCCGCAGGAGTGACGTTCGTAGATCCGGGGCGGACTTACGTGGAGCCGGAAGTTTCCGTGGGCGCCGATACGACGATAGAGCCCAATGTCGCGCTCGCCGGCTCGACAAGGATCGGGCGGGGCGTCAGGATACAGGCGGGTTGCGTGATTGAGAACAGCAGGGTGGACGACGGCGCGCACCTGCTGCCGTACTCGGTCCTCACCGGGGCGCGCGTACGCAAAGGGGCGATAGTCGGTCCGTTCGCCCGTCTTCGCCCGGAAGCCGACATCGGGGAAGGGGCGCACATCGGCAACTTCGTCGAGGTGAAGAAGAGCCGTTTCGGGAAGGGGTCCAAGGCGAACCACCTGGCTTACGTCGGGGACTCCCTTGTGGGGAAGAAGGTTAACATCGGCGCCGGGACGATCACCTGCAACTACGACGGGATCGCCAAGCACACGACGGTCATCGGCGACGGGGTGTTCGTCGGAAGCGATACGCAGTTCGTCGCCCCTGTCACAATAGGCAAGGGGGCGCTGATAGGAGCGGGCGCGACGATAACGAAAGACGTCCCCCCGTACTCGCTTGCCCTGTCGCGGGCGGAGCAGAGGATCCTGGAGGATTGGGTGACGCGAAAGAAGCCCGAGCTGTTGAAAAAAGCGGGATTGAAGATCCCGAAGCTTCCCTCGGAGGTACCGAAGTAA